In Microvenator marinus, one genomic interval encodes:
- a CDS encoding sulfatase: MALISSRQILRLLSAVLLQALLGSFVYRFGEGLTTEAILPTIASVTYILPLLVAVILITRGLEKLRGWVESVYITSAAIALHSTVIAYGFGTLLGLTGHELLIAAGLVGLFATGICHRYIRPRLALYPKLGWLLPISMFLAVPALDVAMTYELLLARTPRILDPNALLFFALSGLVLLASISMTPWFASGRLLPRFATVGVGFALVGIWVAMAVWNRLYLVPRLYPEVHGVIAFFEFFIVLGALSWLVPDNDTTPGKKHVAAVALACLIPIGALAGPTHSLAPQHIDYTAHFFSKPFLWVLDDSDNALSTRLGGFDCEPSNQGIHPLAKELRGNGIDENCSGSDLEAPTEKAPQLQEDEGDLTILITIDMLRPDYMSVYGHPQETTPHLEKLATDFVRFDRAYSAGGITTLALPSVTRGRIPMSLDFEHVYRTVDLRYVFPDELKANDRYNRVFMSPRSDTHPTIASVFEDAGRETYAILDDGIGSIFRKGFGFEKGFQTVYYPNQPDGPGPEKWTSREVTDAALKVVDRAKTGAFIWIHYYDPHAAKPPCRRFEITKGLGCYEDAIADIDSYIGDIVARLMATGRWDNSTMIITSDHGEALGEHRLYHHGLDSYEEFVRIPLLLKSPSSRQMPRQNTTPVSLIDASFTALASAGLTPPPEFQGEDLHLVEKVERRWPVISQQLIMEVDGTPVRQQSLLVEGDSRFMWDRVSGRTWHFDISQDPAQTGPMAPRDFRESKRKELESILEAMEARE, translated from the coding sequence TTGGCTCTGATCTCAAGTCGTCAAATCTTACGACTCCTCAGCGCTGTACTTTTACAGGCGCTCCTCGGTAGTTTTGTCTACAGATTCGGAGAAGGACTCACCACGGAGGCAATCCTTCCAACGATCGCCTCTGTCACCTACATTCTTCCGTTGCTCGTGGCCGTAATACTCATCACACGAGGTCTTGAAAAGCTTCGCGGATGGGTTGAATCCGTCTATATCACCAGCGCGGCCATCGCATTGCACAGCACTGTGATCGCCTACGGATTTGGGACTCTACTCGGACTCACGGGGCACGAACTCCTGATCGCTGCGGGCCTTGTGGGTCTTTTTGCCACTGGGATTTGCCATCGCTACATTCGACCACGCTTGGCCCTCTATCCAAAACTTGGCTGGCTTCTTCCAATCAGCATGTTCTTGGCGGTCCCGGCGCTAGACGTAGCCATGACCTACGAGCTTCTTCTGGCGCGAACCCCCAGAATACTCGACCCGAATGCCCTGCTCTTCTTTGCGTTGAGCGGTCTCGTCTTGCTGGCAAGCATATCTATGACGCCCTGGTTTGCCTCCGGCCGGCTTCTACCTAGATTTGCGACCGTCGGGGTGGGGTTTGCGCTGGTCGGCATCTGGGTGGCGATGGCGGTTTGGAATCGGCTCTACTTGGTTCCAAGACTCTATCCCGAAGTCCATGGGGTGATCGCCTTCTTCGAGTTCTTCATTGTTCTAGGGGCCCTGAGCTGGCTCGTTCCCGACAACGACACAACACCCGGCAAGAAACACGTTGCGGCAGTCGCCCTGGCTTGTCTAATCCCAATCGGAGCGCTTGCAGGCCCTACTCATTCACTCGCCCCACAACATATCGACTACACCGCACACTTCTTCTCCAAACCCTTTCTCTGGGTACTTGACGACTCTGACAATGCACTTTCCACCCGACTTGGAGGATTTGATTGCGAACCTTCAAACCAAGGCATTCATCCACTCGCGAAGGAGCTCAGAGGGAACGGAATCGATGAAAACTGCTCCGGTTCGGATTTGGAAGCGCCCACTGAGAAGGCGCCTCAGCTGCAAGAAGACGAAGGGGACCTGACCATTCTCATCACGATCGATATGCTCAGGCCAGACTATATGAGCGTCTACGGACATCCCCAGGAAACTACGCCGCACCTCGAGAAGCTCGCCACAGACTTCGTAAGATTTGACCGCGCTTATTCTGCCGGCGGCATTACTACCCTTGCCCTCCCGAGTGTGACGCGCGGCCGCATCCCGATGTCATTGGACTTTGAACACGTCTATCGCACGGTGGACTTGCGATACGTGTTTCCGGACGAGCTGAAAGCAAACGATCGGTACAACCGAGTCTTCATGTCTCCTCGCTCCGACACCCACCCTACGATCGCTTCGGTGTTTGAAGACGCGGGGCGCGAGACTTATGCCATTTTGGACGATGGAATCGGGAGCATTTTCAGAAAAGGATTCGGCTTCGAAAAAGGCTTTCAGACAGTCTACTACCCGAATCAACCTGATGGGCCCGGGCCTGAGAAGTGGACTTCGAGGGAGGTCACTGATGCGGCCCTTAAAGTGGTTGACCGCGCCAAAACAGGAGCTTTCATCTGGATTCACTACTATGACCCACACGCCGCAAAGCCTCCGTGTAGACGATTCGAGATCACGAAGGGGCTCGGTTGCTACGAGGATGCAATCGCCGACATCGACTCCTATATCGGGGACATTGTTGCGAGGCTGATGGCTACGGGACGCTGGGATAACTCCACGATGATCATTACTTCCGATCACGGAGAAGCTCTTGGAGAACACAGGCTCTACCACCATGGACTGGATTCCTACGAAGAGTTTGTGCGCATTCCGCTGCTGCTAAAGTCGCCTTCAAGTCGCCAGATGCCGAGGCAAAACACGACGCCGGTTTCGCTCATTGACGCTTCGTTTACGGCACTCGCGAGCGCGGGCCTGACACCTCCGCCTGAGTTTCAAGGCGAAGATTTGCACCTTGTTGAGAAGGTAGAACGGCGATGGCCGGTGATCTCTCAACAGCTGATCATGGAGGTCGATGGCACGCCAGTTAGGCAGCAATCCCTGCTAGTGGAAGGCGACTCCCGCTTTATGTGGGACCGTGTTTCTGGAAGGACTTGGCATTTCGATATCAGCCAGGACCCGGCCCAAACTGGACCGATGGCACCACGGGATTTTCGTGAGTCGAAACGAAAAGAGCTGGAATCGATTCTAGAAGCTATGGAAGCAAGAGAGTGA
- a CDS encoding M28 family peptidase → MKKPWTEAMPQEQFDFMKRVIAAPSPVGLESAMTFGVLKPFFEEIAPKGWKVHTFKGNAGIVLDTHPGQDDMLSVMVIGHADKIRMQVRSIGDDGKIWINSDSFLPSTLIGHEVILFSRDPKDPDKYREIRGGTIEALGAIHFADSALRGGDKGIKPEMLYLELQIHGADKKKQIEELGIASGDPILLDRPIRRGFSPDTFYGAYLDNGLGCFVAAELARVLAEDKLKNVRVMFAIAAYEEIGRLGSRVLVHELNPDIVVGVDVAHDLKAAPGVGDKRFTPNEMGLGYTLSVGAVASEYVNGIFEKTSQKAEIPYQKILKGRDTGTDAMAAVFASVDAAAVSIGFPIRNMHTISETGHTHDVLAAIHGIAEVVRYLNKKKITKEDLRDGHPRLDHAEPLKHRKPKS, encoded by the coding sequence ATGAAGAAGCCCTGGACAGAGGCAATGCCTCAGGAACAATTTGACTTTATGAAGCGCGTGATTGCCGCACCGAGCCCAGTGGGACTCGAGAGCGCGATGACCTTTGGTGTCTTGAAACCATTTTTTGAAGAGATTGCGCCCAAAGGGTGGAAGGTACATACGTTTAAGGGCAATGCAGGCATCGTCTTGGACACCCATCCCGGACAAGACGATATGCTCAGCGTGATGGTGATTGGACACGCGGACAAGATTCGTATGCAGGTCCGAAGCATCGGAGACGACGGGAAGATCTGGATCAACAGTGATTCGTTTTTGCCGAGCACGCTGATTGGCCATGAGGTGATTCTCTTCAGTCGTGACCCGAAAGACCCGGACAAGTACCGGGAAATTCGCGGTGGGACGATTGAGGCGCTCGGGGCGATCCACTTTGCCGACAGCGCTCTTCGTGGCGGCGATAAGGGTATCAAACCTGAAATGCTTTACCTTGAGCTTCAGATTCATGGTGCTGACAAGAAGAAGCAGATCGAGGAGTTGGGCATCGCTTCCGGAGATCCGATTTTGCTCGACCGCCCGATTCGCCGCGGCTTTAGCCCGGACACCTTCTACGGGGCGTACCTCGACAATGGTCTCGGTTGTTTCGTGGCTGCTGAACTCGCAAGAGTGCTCGCCGAAGACAAACTCAAGAATGTACGCGTGATGTTCGCGATCGCGGCATACGAGGAGATTGGGAGACTCGGTAGTCGCGTCCTCGTTCACGAGTTGAATCCTGATATCGTGGTTGGCGTGGACGTGGCCCACGACCTTAAGGCCGCGCCAGGCGTGGGCGATAAGCGATTTACGCCCAATGAGATGGGCCTTGGTTACACGCTCTCGGTTGGTGCCGTGGCGAGTGAGTACGTCAATGGGATTTTTGAGAAGACCTCGCAGAAGGCTGAGATTCCGTACCAAAAGATTTTGAAGGGGCGAGACACGGGAACGGATGCGATGGCAGCTGTGTTTGCGTCGGTGGATGCGGCAGCGGTTTCCATCGGTTTCCCGATTCGAAACATGCACACCATCTCAGAGACCGGGCACACGCACGATGTGCTCGCAGCCATCCACGGGATCGCCGAAGTTGTTCGTTATCTGAACAAGAAGAAGATCACCAAAGAGGACTTAAGAGACGGACATCCGAGGCTAGACCATGCGGAGCCCCTGAAGCACCGAAAGCCAAAGTCGTAG
- a CDS encoding trans-sulfuration enzyme family protein, translating to MKKFGLDTELVHAGEIHINGAVTMPIFQSVTYLFEDAEDYDQVRYSRLNNTENHIALHEKIATLEGSEAALVTASGMAAISVSMLACLKSGDHVLMQDGLYGGTYHLATNLLANLGVEVTFINGDAPDSWEAARKPTTRMIYLESISNPLIEVADLEAGVAFARTHDLLSVIDNTFASPANFRPIELGFDLVLHSATKYLNGHSDVAAGVIAGSEELINRILPVLNIVGATLDPHACFLLQRGLKTLGLRIRKQNETAMQLAAFLSNHPKVKHVRYPGLPNHPNHSRATDLFDGFSGMLSFEPKSGIDSGKLCKSLRFAKEAPSLGGIETLITRPAFTSHAAVPGAERARLGISDEMIRVSVGIEDAVDLINDFDRALNA from the coding sequence ATGAAAAAGTTTGGACTAGACACAGAACTCGTTCACGCCGGTGAGATTCACATCAACGGTGCGGTCACCATGCCCATCTTCCAGAGCGTGACTTACCTCTTTGAAGATGCCGAGGATTACGACCAGGTTCGCTATTCTAGGCTGAACAACACCGAGAACCACATCGCACTTCACGAGAAGATCGCCACCCTCGAGGGCTCAGAAGCGGCGCTCGTCACAGCGAGCGGCATGGCTGCGATTTCCGTGAGCATGTTGGCGTGCCTTAAGTCCGGCGACCACGTCTTGATGCAAGACGGCCTCTACGGAGGCACCTACCACCTCGCCACGAACCTCCTCGCGAATTTGGGCGTAGAGGTCACCTTCATCAACGGCGACGCGCCCGATTCCTGGGAAGCTGCCAGAAAGCCGACCACCCGCATGATCTACCTCGAGTCCATCTCGAATCCGCTCATCGAAGTCGCCGATCTAGAGGCTGGGGTTGCGTTCGCTCGTACACACGATCTCTTAAGCGTGATCGACAACACCTTTGCGAGCCCCGCGAACTTCCGACCCATCGAGCTTGGCTTTGACCTCGTGCTTCATAGTGCAACCAAGTACCTCAATGGCCATTCGGACGTGGCTGCAGGTGTGATCGCGGGCAGCGAAGAGCTCATCAATCGGATCCTCCCGGTACTCAATATTGTGGGAGCAACACTGGATCCTCACGCATGTTTTCTGCTTCAACGGGGGCTCAAGACCCTAGGACTGCGCATTCGAAAACAAAACGAAACTGCGATGCAGCTCGCGGCATTCCTCTCGAACCATCCTAAGGTCAAGCATGTGCGCTACCCTGGCCTTCCCAACCATCCCAATCATTCTCGTGCCACAGACCTCTTCGACGGTTTTTCGGGAATGCTCTCGTTTGAACCCAAATCTGGCATCGACTCGGGAAAACTCTGCAAGTCGCTTCGTTTCGCCAAAGAGGCTCCGAGCCTTGGCGGCATCGAGACGTTGATCACGAGACCTGCATTCACGTCCCATGCGGCGGTCCCAGGCGCAGAGAGGGCTCGACTCGGGATATCCGACGAAATGATTCGGGTCTCGGTTGGTATCGAAGACGCGGTTGATTTGATTAATGATTTTGATCGCGCATTGAACGCTTGA
- the frr gene encoding ribosome recycling factor gives MLQDVMDDLDEKYESTLKGLAKELQKIRTGRANVTMLDGVMVEYYGTPTPLQQVATVRVADPRLITVQPWEGKLIPLIEKAIGSSDLGLNPSNDGQIVRVPIPPLSGERRQDLVKVAKRAGEDHKIVLRNHRRDANDMLKELEKSSEITEDDMHKGFEKINALTETYTKKIDSMLEKKEEEILEV, from the coding sequence ATGTTGCAAGATGTAATGGATGACCTTGATGAGAAGTACGAGTCGACGCTCAAAGGGCTCGCCAAGGAACTTCAGAAGATCCGCACGGGACGAGCCAACGTGACCATGTTGGATGGTGTGATGGTCGAGTACTACGGGACCCCAACTCCGCTGCAACAAGTTGCGACAGTGCGCGTTGCAGATCCTCGACTCATCACCGTTCAGCCCTGGGAAGGAAAGCTTATCCCTCTGATCGAGAAAGCCATTGGCTCCTCGGATCTCGGTTTGAACCCATCGAACGACGGTCAGATTGTGCGCGTGCCGATTCCACCTCTCTCGGGTGAGCGGCGCCAAGATTTGGTCAAAGTTGCAAAGAGGGCAGGGGAGGACCACAAGATTGTGCTCCGCAACCATCGCCGAGATGCCAATGATATGCTCAAGGAGCTTGAGAAATCTTCGGAGATTACTGAGGACGACATGCACAAGGGTTTCGAAAAGATCAATGCTTTGACCGAGACCTACACCAAGAAGATCGATTCGATGTTGGAGAAGAAAGAGGAAGAAATTCTCGAGGTCTGA
- the tsf gene encoding translation elongation factor Ts — protein sequence MQITAQMVKELREQTGAGMMDCKKALVETEGDIAKAVEFLQVKGMAAAAKKASRVAAEGLVSTWISDDAKQGVIVELNCETDFVSRNEAFHELIATFTNTIGPSSATTIEEALELNADGQTLADVLKEGIATIGENIQLRRFERLNAPEGFVANYIHAGSQIGVIVAVKSDKGADAHADFARDVAMHVAAMAPAVLSQDQIDADKSAAQQEIFTQIVIEEGKPANIAPKIVEGKMAKWRREVSLLDQPFVKNPDLTIDQYQKEVGGVQLLGFSRLQVGEGIEKEEKNLADEVAEQLKG from the coding sequence ATGCAGATCACAGCGCAAATGGTGAAAGAGCTCCGTGAGCAGACCGGCGCCGGAATGATGGATTGCAAGAAGGCCCTCGTGGAAACCGAGGGAGATATCGCTAAGGCGGTTGAATTCCTGCAAGTCAAGGGCATGGCCGCAGCCGCTAAGAAGGCGTCGCGCGTGGCTGCTGAAGGTCTCGTGAGCACATGGATTTCGGACGACGCCAAGCAAGGCGTTATCGTCGAGCTCAACTGTGAGACTGATTTCGTTTCTAGAAACGAAGCGTTCCACGAGCTTATCGCTACGTTCACAAACACGATTGGACCATCGAGTGCGACCACCATCGAAGAGGCTCTTGAGCTCAACGCTGACGGTCAAACACTCGCTGATGTACTCAAAGAAGGTATCGCTACCATCGGAGAGAACATTCAGTTGCGTCGGTTTGAGCGTCTCAATGCACCAGAAGGTTTCGTCGCGAATTATATTCACGCAGGAAGCCAGATCGGTGTGATTGTTGCGGTGAAGTCCGACAAGGGCGCTGACGCACATGCTGACTTCGCTCGCGATGTCGCCATGCACGTCGCTGCGATGGCACCAGCGGTTCTTTCGCAAGACCAGATCGACGCGGATAAGTCGGCTGCTCAGCAAGAGATCTTTACGCAAATCGTGATCGAGGAAGGCAAGCCTGCCAATATCGCTCCGAAGATCGTCGAAGGAAAGATGGCAAAATGGCGTCGTGAAGTTAGCCTTCTCGACCAACCATTCGTCAAGAACCCAGACCTGACCATCGACCAGTACCAGAAAGAAGTTGGAGGAGTTCAACTCCTCGGCTTCTCTCGACTACAGGTCGGCGAGGGTATCGAGAAAGAAGAAAAGAACCTCGCGGACGAGGTTGCTGAGCAGCTTAAAGGCTAA
- a CDS encoding thiol-disulfide oxidoreductase DCC family protein — protein MLRMLFDGDCGICTASAEWVDARDKGATILVRPYQSYSDAELAQWGLTPEMCSQLLQVVDGAGRVHSGANAINMIGLSLEGLSPLATIPLFFPPILWAEHVVYGIVAANRTKVSTMLKMKACGTGFKPAKGGVPTKITLSNLNQ, from the coding sequence ATGCTGAGGATGCTATTCGACGGTGATTGCGGGATTTGCACGGCGAGTGCCGAGTGGGTGGACGCGAGAGACAAGGGAGCCACAATTTTGGTGCGCCCGTATCAAAGCTACTCAGACGCAGAACTCGCTCAGTGGGGACTCACTCCGGAGATGTGTTCTCAGCTTCTTCAGGTTGTGGATGGGGCAGGGCGAGTACACTCAGGGGCAAACGCCATCAATATGATTGGGCTTTCGCTTGAGGGACTCTCGCCACTTGCGACGATACCGCTTTTCTTCCCACCAATTCTATGGGCCGAGCATGTGGTCTATGGAATCGTGGCAGCGAACCGCACAAAGGTCTCCACGATGTTGAAGATGAAGGCCTGCGGCACTGGCTTTAAGCCCGCCAAGGGTGGCGTCCCGACCAAAATTACCCTTTCAAACCTAAATCAATAG
- a CDS encoding ClpXP protease specificity-enhancing factor SspB, whose amino-acid sequence MSDNPEGKVIHVAFGAARNPEPEVQEPVSEEAKHKLEVFSELIESGIVMVTLDTRVEGVHVPQQFAGMPQLHLNFSYDYQIPDFDFDGEGVRASLSFSGVNTFCEIPWDAVYMMRPETIEDSVVFPMSFPQEILDMLPPEILEELQAAQAEEE is encoded by the coding sequence ATGTCGGATAACCCTGAAGGAAAAGTAATTCACGTGGCTTTTGGAGCGGCTCGAAACCCGGAGCCCGAGGTTCAAGAGCCCGTCTCTGAAGAGGCAAAGCACAAGCTCGAAGTCTTCTCAGAGTTGATCGAGAGCGGGATCGTGATGGTCACTTTGGATACTCGAGTGGAGGGCGTTCATGTGCCGCAACAATTTGCTGGCATGCCTCAGTTGCACCTCAACTTCTCTTACGACTACCAGATTCCTGATTTCGACTTCGATGGTGAGGGTGTGCGGGCGTCACTCTCGTTCTCCGGCGTGAACACATTTTGCGAGATTCCGTGGGATGCCGTCTACATGATGCGACCTGAGACCATCGAAGATAGCGTGGTCTTTCCAATGAGTTTCCCTCAGGAGATTCTGGACATGCTGCCACCTGAAATTCTTGAGGAACTTCAAGCCGCTCAAGCCGAGGAAGAGTAA
- the pyrH gene encoding UMP kinase has protein sequence MSAYSRVLIKLSGEALQGDQGYGIDPLTLDGFAKEIAELQGLGIEIAIVIGGGNIFRGVKGSTAGMDRASADYMGMLATVINALALQDAIEKLDVNTRVLSAIEIQEVAEPYIRRRAMRHLEKGRVVIFAAGTGNPYFTTDTAACLRAMEVHTDVILKATKVDGVYDCDPMKNPDAKKFEELSYLDVLSKNLKVMDSTAISLCMDNDLPIIVFDATEVGNMKKVVLGESIGTWIANTPRGERRKTS, from the coding sequence ATGTCAGCCTATTCTCGAGTCCTGATTAAACTTTCTGGCGAAGCCTTGCAGGGCGATCAGGGATACGGAATCGACCCATTGACCTTGGATGGTTTCGCAAAGGAAATTGCGGAGCTTCAAGGGCTAGGGATTGAGATCGCCATCGTGATTGGTGGGGGCAATATATTCCGCGGCGTCAAAGGCTCCACGGCGGGCATGGACCGAGCGTCGGCTGACTATATGGGCATGCTCGCTACGGTGATCAATGCGCTCGCGCTCCAGGACGCCATCGAGAAACTAGACGTCAATACGCGGGTGCTCTCGGCGATTGAGATTCAAGAGGTGGCCGAACCCTATATTCGGCGCCGTGCCATGCGGCACCTTGAAAAAGGGCGCGTTGTAATCTTTGCTGCTGGTACTGGAAATCCATATTTCACCACGGACACGGCCGCTTGTCTTCGAGCGATGGAAGTTCATACCGACGTGATTCTCAAGGCGACCAAAGTAGACGGTGTCTACGATTGTGACCCGATGAAGAATCCGGACGCCAAAAAGTTCGAAGAACTTTCGTACCTCGACGTGCTTTCGAAGAATCTCAAGGTTATGGATTCCACGGCTATCAGTCTTTGTATGGATAACGACCTTCCCATCATCGTTTTTGACGCCACGGAAGTTGGAAACATGAAGAAGGTGGTACTCGGTGAGTCGATCGGGACATGGATAGCGAACACACCCCGCGGCGAGCGGCGCAAAACTAGTTGA
- a CDS encoding AgmX/PglI C-terminal domain-containing protein, producing the protein MQKSHKLIAIGALALMGAMALGTAAILKFVVLQPSSGPKVSAMLSNSIAAIPNDYEPTSSWMEDGLNPDVALLDLSDGQSDQWRDLDEEIRREVHSRYNDLIPCYAKALEQEDLAGRVDLRFGIAPDGHVAMVEVIHSELESKPTEDCLVEAARHWTFPETGRSNLTKFESDFTFTYQ; encoded by the coding sequence ATGCAGAAATCACACAAACTCATTGCAATCGGCGCACTGGCTCTTATGGGAGCCATGGCTCTCGGAACAGCTGCGATCTTGAAGTTTGTGGTGCTCCAACCGTCATCGGGCCCCAAAGTCTCGGCCATGTTGTCGAACTCCATCGCTGCAATCCCAAACGATTATGAGCCGACGAGCTCGTGGATGGAAGACGGGCTAAACCCAGACGTTGCCCTCTTGGACCTTTCCGATGGTCAAAGTGACCAGTGGCGAGACCTCGACGAAGAGATCCGACGCGAAGTGCATTCCCGTTACAACGACTTAATCCCCTGCTACGCCAAAGCGCTCGAGCAGGAAGACTTGGCCGGGCGAGTGGATCTAAGATTCGGAATTGCGCCCGATGGTCATGTCGCCATGGTTGAAGTCATCCATTCTGAGCTCGAATCCAAGCCGACTGAGGATTGTTTGGTTGAAGCAGCCCGACACTGGACATTCCCTGAAACAGGCCGCTCCAACCTGACGAAGTTCGAATCCGACTTCACTTTCACTTACCAATAA
- a CDS encoding FHA domain-containing protein, which produces MQLQIRRKSSGAEHTLDIREVDELTVGRDSSNDVQLPFSFVSSRHLHLRRVEKTWSITDLGSTNGTEVDGIKLQPHRSFGLQIGALVTIQDIELSLAESIPASFTIAHSGTLVRQLLKDGLATDEIDSAFFEVIEGPNTGERVYIPDHLDAVPLRISNTKLELLEEAQNSNSTLIRVSDGFGIESELELLTNGAPYQSGKRILNGSRLSFGPLTFVFFDPLEELLPAPAPTEATLTPATQDEHREEAPQEDGEEEQALDQEQEKEKAPGGAEKWIVLIALACLLLTIGLVAMFFF; this is translated from the coding sequence ATGCAGCTACAGATTCGAAGAAAAAGCAGCGGGGCAGAGCACACCCTGGACATTCGTGAGGTGGACGAACTGACCGTCGGACGAGATTCGTCAAACGATGTGCAGCTCCCCTTTTCGTTCGTCTCAAGTCGCCATCTTCATCTGCGAAGAGTTGAAAAGACTTGGTCGATTACCGATTTGGGAAGCACCAATGGCACCGAAGTAGACGGCATCAAGCTGCAACCACACCGTTCCTTTGGCCTCCAGATTGGCGCGCTGGTCACGATTCAAGACATCGAATTGAGTCTCGCGGAGTCGATTCCGGCGAGTTTTACGATTGCCCATTCCGGCACTCTCGTTCGTCAGCTTTTAAAAGACGGATTGGCCACCGACGAAATCGACTCTGCGTTTTTTGAGGTCATTGAGGGACCGAATACCGGCGAGCGCGTCTACATTCCAGACCATTTAGACGCGGTCCCGCTAAGAATTAGCAACACCAAGCTCGAGCTTCTAGAAGAAGCCCAGAACTCGAACTCAACGCTCATTCGCGTATCAGACGGATTCGGCATTGAATCGGAGCTCGAACTCCTCACCAATGGGGCCCCATACCAAAGCGGCAAGCGAATTCTCAACGGCTCACGCTTGAGTTTTGGACCATTGACCTTCGTCTTTTTTGACCCACTTGAGGAGCTCCTGCCAGCTCCGGCTCCAACCGAGGCGACCCTTACTCCTGCCACTCAAGACGAACACAGGGAAGAAGCCCCACAGGAAGACGGTGAAGAGGAGCAGGCGCTGGATCAAGAACAAGAAAAAGAAAAAGCACCCGGAGGTGCTGAGAAGTGGATCGTCTTGATAGCCTTGGCCTGCCTTCTCTTGACGATAGGCCTCGTGGCGATGTTCTTTTTCTAG